The DNA sequence ACAACACGTAAAGGTATCAACTGGTCGTGCATGATGGATTGATGCACATCGGCAATATCACGATGCTCAAAAGCCTGATCGATGGTGGCATGGGCTTCAGCCAGTCGCTCAGCACTGGCGTTTTTTACCACGCGCTTAAAAGTTTCAAACCGGCCAGACAGGTCATGAAAACCAGCCAGGGTGTATTGCAGGTTACTTACATTAAAGCCTGCCAGCAAATTGGTGAATTTGGCAAACTGGCGAGCGGCCTCAAATGCTTCATCTCGGGTTTGTACCGTATTTAAGGTGATGGAATTTTTGATAAATGGAAACAACCGGTAATACTCATTGTCGGTATATTTTACCATGTAATCGCCGGTTGTAGTTGGCAGCGACGCTACAAACAAATAATCTGGATAGCGTTTTGACAAATAGTTATCTATCTTGTTGGTATTTTGGGCTATATGTTCAGGTGTTTTAAAAACGTTTTTATTGATCTGCTGTAATATAAACTCATTGTCGTTTTTAAAACCGGTTATTTTCCAGGTTCGGTTGATCAACCCTTCGCCAAATTTTTCAATATGATAATCGTGTGCAATAAGGTTAAAGGATTTTAGAATAACATCAAACATTTACTAAGTTTTTTAAGGTTTTTTGAATGCTTAAACCAAACCTAATTAATAAACTGCTAAACTTTTCACGCAAACGTTTGCCTGTTTTTTTAATTGACAATCCTTTAAGATAAGTTCAAAACCAGTAGCTGATTTGAATGGTGTACTATTCACAATTTCAATAGCTGTTTTTGGCTTTATTCTCTACCAGCTGCGACTCTACCATTACATTGTAATAAGCCTGCACTTCGTCTGGCGATTGTTCTTTACGTGATAGGAGATCTAATAAAATATCGGCAGCTTTTTGCCCCTGGAGGTAGGGGAACTGCTCAACCGACGCCACGGGGGCATAGTCCATATAATTGATGATGGGTAAATTGGCGTAGCTTACAAATTGCAGGTCTTTATCCAGATCGATACCCAGGTTGCGGGCATGTTTTATGGCGTATAAAGACACATAGTCATTAAAAGTAACAATAGCGGTAGGCCTGCGTTTGTGGGCAAGCAAGCCGTCAAGTGCGGCCCGGGTACCGTCTTCGGTTAAATTACAGCTTACTATTAATGAAGGGTCAAATTTTAACCTGTTCTTTGTCATGGCTTTAATGTAGCCTTCTTTGCGTTCGCCGCTGGCAGCCAAGGTAGTTGGTCCATTGATAAGGCCTATGCTACGGTGTCCTTTTTGTAATAGGTAGTTTACAGCCTCAATGCTGCCGGTTTCCATATTACAGGCCACATAATGTATG is a window from the Mucilaginibacter inviolabilis genome containing:
- a CDS encoding phosphotransferase enzyme family protein translates to MFDVILKSFNLIAHDYHIEKFGEGLINRTWKITGFKNDNEFILQQINKNVFKTPEHIAQNTNKIDNYLSKRYPDYLFVASLPTTTGDYMVKYTDNEYYRLFPFIKNSITLNTVQTRDEAFEAARQFAKFTNLLAGFNVSNLQYTLAGFHDLSGRFETFKRVVKNASAERLAEAHATIDQAFEHRDIADVHQSIMHDQLIPLRVVHHDTKISNILFDTDHKGLCVIDLDTVMPGYYISDVGDMMRTYLSPANEEEQDFSLIEVREDFFAAIVEGYLSEMNNNLTEGERELFVYSGKFMIYMQAIRFLTDYLNNDIYYGSSYPGHNLVRARNQFTLLEKYMASEDKFMQMVSATQSQPK
- a CDS encoding LacI family DNA-binding transcriptional regulator, producing the protein MTGKPATIKEIAKILNVSVSTVSRALHKHPTIGITTQLKVQALAEKLGYEPNQNAISFQKGKTYTIGVIIPELSEAFFSAAISAIEDTAYKRNYTVLIAQSHDNEEKEIQLVEKMKNSRVDGLLISVAKTTSSFAHFDMLKRFNIPVVFFDRIPPLKNIHYVACNMETGSIEAVNYLLQKGHRSIGLINGPTTLAASGERKEGYIKAMTKNRLKFDPSLIVSCNLTEDGTRAALDGLLAHKRRPTAIVTFNDYVSLYAIKHARNLGIDLDKDLQFVSYANLPIINYMDYAPVASVEQFPYLQGQKAADILLDLLSRKEQSPDEVQAYYNVMVESQLVENKAKNSY